One part of the Syntrophales bacterium genome encodes these proteins:
- a CDS encoding phenylpyruvate tautomerase MIF-related protein, translating into MPLIKLDVSNVSDEQCNNLLPALSKMLAEITGKPEKYVMATVSKMAPIMAGKPGPAAFADIRGIGGFTPAVNKKVSQTLRIACEASAGESPDPDSRILRKTGFQLGLAIKAFTRSSALRRMVS; encoded by the coding sequence ATGCCGTTGATTAAGTTGGACGTGTCGAATGTTTCGGACGAGCAATGCAATAACCTGCTGCCGGCGCTTTCAAAGATGCTGGCGGAGATCACCGGCAAGCCGGAGAAATACGTCATGGCGACGGTGAGTAAAATGGCTCCTATAATGGCCGGGAAGCCTGGGCCGGCGGCATTTGCCGATATTCGCGGGATTGGCGGCTTTACGCCGGCGGTGAATAAAAAGGTTTCCCAAACGCTCCGCATTGCCTGCGAGGCGTCAGCAGGCGAATCGCCCGACCCTGATTCCCGTATTCTGCGGAAGACCGGATTTCAGTTAGGCTTGGCCATAAAGGCTTTTACGCGGTCGAGCGCGTTACGTCGAATGGTCTCGTAA